A single Nicotiana tabacum cultivar K326 chromosome 5, ASM71507v2, whole genome shotgun sequence DNA region contains:
- the LOC107822612 gene encoding myosin-binding protein 7-like, translating into MDSENLPLSTSQAKCCDRECSCCMMKRSFSGTWFRSVKRKYDEYAESDDEKKLFIPGFILPQTARVEFENECAALREMVNSQQQTIKDLSSELEEERNASSSATKEAMSMILRVQREKAEAQMELKQFKRLTEEEKAHGLQEIMALEDLLYKREQTIQSLTCEVQMYKHRMMSYGLTESEVEGHESEKENGGGRFSRNNSTMADETIIDEQFDQIPTYDYPPLKCYIIENQIYSEVDNEVVDIEKYAFGETPRSHDQLRDLEDRINQLEKTPRSTTDGEIFKNNVLEKVIVGHSPRRLRHLRKYPTDSLASPFAKIKEISSDFTRKEQSQTEEYPKVDNSSQVGDDMSDRVYTIDSIHQEARYNVEPKATVGVGDDYTVTPRGSLNHTDFGDPEVTKLYLRLQALEADRESMRQAIISMRTDNAQMVLLKEIAQQLCKEMSPATKTRVRKPSVIRGFSLMSAFKWIISLVLWRRKARRCK; encoded by the exons ATGGATTCTGAAAATTTGCCCTTGTCAACCAGCCAGGCCAAATGTTGTGACCGCGAGTGCAGTTGTTGTATGATGAAAAGATCCTTTTCAGGGACCTGGTTTCGGTCTGTGAAGCGAAAGTATGATGAATATGCTGAAAGTGATGATGAGAAAAAGCTTTTCATTCCAGGGTTCATCTTACCTCAAACGGCTCGTGTTGAATTCGAAAACGAATGTGCAGCACTTCGGGAAATGGTGAACAGCCAACAACAGACGATTAAGGATTTAAGCAGTGAGTTAGAGGAAGAAAGAAATGCATCCTCCTCAGCAACCAAGGAGGCAATGTCAATGATATTGAGAGTGCAAAGAGAAAAGGCAGAAGCTCAAATGGAATTAAAACAATTCAAGAGGTTGACTGAAGAGGAAAAGGCACATGGCCTGCAAGAGATAATGGCATTGGAGGATTTGTTGTACAAGAGGGAGCAAACAATTCAGTCCTTGACTTGTGAGGTACAAATGTATAAACACAGAATGATGAGTTATGGGCTCACTGAATCTGAGGTGGAGGGTCATGAGAGTGAGAAAGAGAATGGGGGCGGCCGTTTTAGCCGAAACAATAGTACTATGGCTGATGAAACTATTATTGATGAGCAATTTGATCAAATTCCTACATATGATTACCCTCCCTTGAAATGCTATATAATTGAGAATCAAATATACTCAGAGGTTGACAACGAGGTGGTGGATATCGAGAAATATGCATTTGGAGAGACCCCACGTTCGCATGATCAATTGCGTGATTTGGAGGATAGGATCAATCAGCTGGAGAAGACACCAAGAAGCACTACTGATGGAGAGATATTTAAGAATAATGTCCTTGAAAAGGTTATAGTTGGTCACTCCCCTAGGAGGCTGAGACATTTAAGGAAATACCCAACTGATAGTTTAGCTTCTCCCTTTgcaaaaattaaagaaataagCTCAGATTTCACTAGGAAAGAACAGTCACAAACAGAGGAGTATCCAAAGGTGGATAATTCATCACAAGTTGGAGATGACATGAGTGACAGAGTGTACACTATTGATTCTATACACCAGGAGGCTAGATATAACGTCGAGCCCAAGGCAACGGTTGGAGTAGGTGATGATTATACAGTTACCCCAAGGGGTTCATTAAATCATACAGATTTTGGAGATCCTGAGGTCACTAAACTGTACCTTAGGCTTCAGGCACTTGAGGCTGATCGCGAGTCAATGAGGCAGGCTATTATTTCTATGCGGACTGATAACGCACAGATGGTATTGCTCAAGGAGATTGCTCAGCAGTTGTGCAAAGAGATGTCACCTGCAACGAAGACACGAGTTAGGAAGCCATCTGTAATTAGGGGCTTTTCACTCATGTCAGCTTTCAAG TGGATTATATCCCTTGTTCTATGGAGAAGAAAAGCACGCCGATGCAAGTGA